From a region of the Cucumis sativus cultivar 9930 chromosome 6, Cucumber_9930_V3, whole genome shotgun sequence genome:
- the LOC101203974 gene encoding geranylgeranyl pyrophosphate synthase 7, chloroplastic, with protein MSSSLNFTNPLIQSSSVFTNSHKFKSNPFFLLHPLTSPISLLISSKSTKNSSSRRPISAALTTEQTELHPQLEQNDVQNPPFRFRDYMIQKSNLVNQALDEAVSLQDPLKIHEAMRYSLLAGGKRVRPVLCLAACDLVGGSESAAIPAACSIEMIHTMSLIHDDLPCMDNDDLRRGKPTNHRMFGEDVAVLAGDALLSFAFEHMAATKAEVSPERVVRAIGELAKATGTGGLVAGQVVDIDSEGADDVGLELLEYIHVHKTAALLEAAAVMGAIVGGGSEEEIEKLRIFARRIGLLFQVVDDILDVTKSTEELGKTAGKDVAAEKATYPKLMGIEKSKEFAEKLREEAIEALAGFDPVKAEPLIALSNYIAYRQR; from the coding sequence atgagctcttctcttaattttacAAACCCATTGATACAGAGCTCCTCTGTTTTCACCAATTCTCACAAATTCAAATCCAatcccttttttcttcttcatccattAACCTCCCCCATTTCTCTTCTAATTTCTTCCAAATCCACAAAAAATTCTTCCTCTCGCCGCCCTATATCCGCCGCCTTAACCACAGAACAAACAGAGCTCCATCCACAACTTGAACAAAATGATGTCCAAAACCCCCCCTTCCGTTTCAGAGACTACATGATCCAGAAGTCTAATTTAGTCAATCAAGCTCTCGACGAAGCCGTTTCTCTCCAGGACCCACTCAAAATCCACGAGGCCATGCGTTACTCTCTCCTCGCTGGCGGAAAACGGGTCCGCCCAGTACTCTGTCTCGCCGCGTGCGATCTCGTCGGCGGTTCTGAATCCGCCGCCATACCGGCTGCTTGTTCCATCGAAATGATCCACACCATGTCACTCATCCACGACGATCTTCCATGCATGGACAACGACGACCTCCGGCGAGGTAAGCCGACGAACCACCGTATGTTCGGGGAGGACGTCGCAGTACTTGCTGGTGACGCGCTGTTATCTTTCGCTTTTGAACATATGGCGGCGACAAAGGCGGAGGTGTCGCCAGAGAGAGTGGTGCGGGCGATTGGGGAACTGGCGAAGGCGACCGGAACGGGAGGGTTGGTGGCAGGGCAAGTGGTGGACATAGACTCGGAAGGAGCAGACGATGTGGGATTGGAACTTCTCGAGTACATCCATGTGCATAAGACGGCGGCACTTCTGGAAGCCGCGGCCGTCATGGGAGCAATCGTGGGCGGCGGAAGCGAGGAGGAAATAGAAAAACTGAGGATATTCGCCCGACGTATCGGACTGTTGTTCCAAGTGGTGGACGACATTCTGGATGTGACGAAATCGACGGAGGAACTGGGGAAAACGGCCGGAAAAGACGTGGCGGCGGAGAAGGCGACGTATCCTAAATTAATGGGAATTGAAAAATCGAAAGAATTCGCAGAAAAATTGAGGGAAGAAGCCATTGAAGCGTTGGCCGGATTCGATCCGGTTAAGGCGGAGCCGTTAATTGCGCTGTCCAATTACATCGCTTACCGGCaaagataa